In Luteitalea sp. TBR-22, one genomic interval encodes:
- the glnA gene encoding type I glutamate--ammonia ligase, with protein sequence MSDQVQDQALAARKREILAEAEAAGVKFLRLQFTDILGVIKNVEVPDRQFATALDGKVMFDGSSIEGFVRIEESDMYLTPDLSTFRIFPWTDPSGEKVARLICDITNPDGSGFAGCPRQTLKRAIEEARRRGFTMSAGPEAEFFLFQTRDDEPTTETHDAAGYFDLTPVDQGEDVRRQIVLMLEQMGFEVEAAHHEAAWGQHEIDFRHDDVLMAADNVSTFRFVVKNVARRNGVHATFMPKPVFGVNGSGMHTHQSLLRDGVNAFYDADGPFELSRTCMNYIGGLLQHAEAFCAITNPLVNSYKRLVPGYEAPTHIAWSERNRSPLIRIPAPRGAATRIELRMPDPSCNPYLAFAAMLRAGLDGIDNDLDPGAPVSKNIYKMSHRERRSLRIDELPSNLDAALDQLERSTLMRDTLGDHIFEHFIEAKRREWFEYLQQVSAWEIQRYLKVY encoded by the coding sequence TTGAGCGATCAAGTACAGGACCAGGCCCTCGCGGCGCGCAAGCGGGAGATCCTCGCCGAAGCCGAGGCCGCGGGCGTCAAGTTCCTGCGCCTGCAGTTCACCGACATCCTGGGCGTCATCAAGAACGTCGAGGTGCCCGATCGGCAGTTCGCGACGGCGCTCGACGGCAAGGTGATGTTCGACGGGTCCTCGATCGAGGGGTTCGTGCGGATCGAGGAGTCGGACATGTACCTGACCCCCGACCTGTCGACGTTCCGCATTTTCCCGTGGACCGATCCCTCGGGCGAGAAGGTCGCCAGGCTCATCTGCGACATCACCAACCCCGACGGCAGCGGGTTCGCCGGTTGTCCTCGCCAGACGCTCAAGCGGGCCATCGAGGAGGCCCGGCGGCGTGGGTTCACGATGAGCGCCGGCCCGGAGGCCGAGTTCTTCCTGTTCCAGACGCGCGACGACGAGCCGACCACCGAGACGCACGACGCGGCGGGCTACTTCGACCTGACGCCGGTCGATCAGGGAGAGGACGTCCGGCGGCAGATCGTCCTCATGCTCGAGCAGATGGGCTTCGAGGTCGAGGCCGCGCACCACGAGGCCGCCTGGGGCCAGCACGAGATCGACTTCCGGCACGACGACGTGCTCATGGCGGCCGACAACGTCAGCACGTTCCGGTTCGTCGTCAAGAACGTCGCCCGGCGCAACGGCGTGCACGCCACCTTCATGCCCAAGCCGGTCTTCGGCGTGAACGGGTCGGGCATGCACACGCACCAGTCGCTGTTGCGCGACGGGGTCAACGCCTTCTACGACGCCGACGGCCCCTTCGAGCTCAGTCGCACGTGCATGAACTACATCGGCGGATTGCTGCAGCACGCCGAGGCGTTCTGCGCGATCACCAATCCGCTGGTCAACTCGTACAAGCGCCTGGTGCCGGGCTACGAAGCGCCGACCCACATCGCGTGGTCGGAGCGCAACCGCAGTCCGCTCATCCGCATCCCGGCGCCGCGCGGCGCGGCGACGCGCATCGAACTGCGGATGCCCGATCCGTCGTGCAACCCGTACCTCGCGTTCGCGGCGATGCTGCGCGCCGGCCTCGACGGCATCGACAACGACCTCGATCCGGGCGCCCCTGTCAGCAAGAACATCTACAAGATGTCCCATCGCGAACGGCGTTCGCTGCGCATCGACGAGCTGCCGTCGAACCTCGACGCGGCTCTCGACCAGCTCGAGCGCAGCACGCTGATGCGCGACACGCTCGGCGACCACATCTTCGAGCACTTCATCGAGGCCAAGCGTCGCGAGTGGTTCGAGTACCTCCAGCAGGTCAGCGCGTGGGAGATCCAGCGGTACCTGAAGGTGTACTGA
- a CDS encoding response regulator — MRILLADDDESIAMVARLGLRRAGFDVSIVDEGQKALEAARSNAFDVLLLDWNLPDLDGIDVCRQLTADPDWPRVPIVFLTGATHEGAEQEAIAAGARGVIFKPFDPMTVGEQVKAMLAI; from the coding sequence ATGCGCATCCTGCTGGCAGACGACGACGAGTCAATCGCGATGGTGGCCCGCCTGGGCCTGCGCCGGGCCGGGTTCGACGTCTCGATCGTGGACGAGGGACAGAAGGCGCTCGAGGCGGCACGAAGCAACGCCTTCGACGTGCTCCTGCTCGATTGGAACCTTCCCGACCTGGACGGCATCGACGTGTGCCGGCAACTGACCGCCGACCCCGACTGGCCGAGGGTGCCGATCGTGTTCCTCACCGGTGCGACGCACGAGGGCGCCGAGCAGGAGGCGATCGCGGCCGGCGCGCGCGGCGTGATCTTCAAGCCCTTCGATCCGATGACGGTGGGGGAGCAGGTGAAGGCGATGCTGGCAATTTGA
- a CDS encoding sigma-70 family RNA polymerase sigma factor, whose amino-acid sequence MDSGGDSLDRVFAEDRRFLWNVAYRLTGNAADADDVLQETFLRAMVHPPADTGRSWRPWLLRVALNLGRDLLRRRRRTGYPGAWLPSPVEDGALVWERADDAMHPGLRYDLVESASVAFLLALEVLTPMQRAVLLLRDVFDYSARDAAEALGVSETNARKLHSRARLALARYDASRRPLTAARQRQTQVALQRFLDHLAAGDVRGLESMLAADARAMSDGGGEFASSTVPVVGRSRVAALFLGLSRKPVASQRVQSLMVNGLPAIMVERSVPARVAPRYVLQVDVDDHGLVTDVYVVLGTRKLSAVPFGR is encoded by the coding sequence GTGGATTCGGGGGGAGACAGCCTCGACCGGGTGTTTGCCGAAGATCGGCGCTTCCTCTGGAACGTCGCGTACCGACTGACGGGCAACGCAGCCGATGCCGACGACGTGCTGCAGGAGACGTTCCTTCGGGCGATGGTCCACCCGCCCGCGGACACGGGCCGCAGCTGGAGGCCCTGGCTCCTGAGGGTGGCGCTCAATCTCGGCCGGGACCTGCTGCGCCGGAGGCGCCGTACCGGGTACCCGGGCGCCTGGCTGCCCTCGCCGGTCGAGGACGGGGCACTGGTGTGGGAGCGCGCCGACGACGCCATGCACCCCGGGCTGCGATACGACCTGGTGGAGAGCGCGTCGGTGGCCTTCCTGCTCGCGTTGGAGGTGCTGACGCCGATGCAGCGGGCCGTCCTGCTCCTGCGGGACGTGTTCGACTACTCGGCCCGAGATGCCGCCGAGGCACTCGGCGTTTCCGAGACGAATGCCCGCAAGCTGCACTCACGCGCGCGGCTGGCCCTGGCCCGGTATGACGCGTCGCGCAGGCCCCTCACCGCGGCGCGGCAACGGCAGACGCAGGTGGCCCTGCAGCGCTTCCTCGATCACCTGGCCGCGGGCGACGTGCGGGGGCTCGAGTCGATGCTTGCGGCCGATGCCCGGGCGATGTCCGACGGCGGCGGCGAGTTCGCCTCGAGCACGGTTCCGGTCGTCGGGCGGAGCCGGGTCGCGGCCCTGTTCCTCGGGCTGTCACGCAAGCCGGTGGCGTCGCAGCGGGTGCAGTCCCTGATGGTGAACGGGCTGCCGGCCATCATGGTGGAGAGATCGGTCCCGGCACGCGTCGCGCCCCGCTACGTGCTGCAGGTCGATGTGGACGACCACGGCCTGGTGACCGACGTGTACGTCGTGCTCGGCACGCGGAAGCTGTCGGCCGTGCCGTTCGGGCGATGA
- a CDS encoding LD-carboxypeptidase, translating into MSSSRRAFLQQSLVAPLAVGEVAGTVDRAPGTGQGGGLVQAAGAQAGAATPAPRKPRRLRPGSVVGIVDPASATWDPVDVDIVVESLAALGLKAKLGAHLLDRHGYLAGRDEDRAADVMAMFTDPGVHAVHALRGGWGCARLLPHLDFDAIARNPKILLGYSDITALLLPVYARGGFVTFHGMNGASEWNTFNVGWFKRLLMQGEAVTFTNPLSAGDQLVPTENRIRTITPGVARGRLLGGNLTVLTTIIGSGLLPDFRDAILFVEDVQEAPYRIDRMFMQLKLAGILDQVKGVIWGRCTKCSPGEGSYGSLTIGDLLDHYLAPLKVPAWEGAQIGHIDRQFIMPLGVQAEIDAERGSIRMLEAAVI; encoded by the coding sequence ATGTCGAGCAGTCGTCGCGCCTTCCTGCAGCAGTCACTCGTGGCGCCCCTCGCCGTCGGCGAGGTCGCGGGCACCGTGGACCGGGCACCGGGCACCGGGCAGGGGGGCGGGCTTGTCCAGGCCGCAGGGGCGCAAGCGGGCGCGGCCACGCCGGCGCCGCGCAAGCCCAGGCGCCTGCGCCCGGGCAGCGTCGTCGGCATCGTCGATCCAGCGTCGGCCACGTGGGATCCCGTCGACGTCGACATCGTGGTGGAGTCGCTGGCAGCCCTGGGGTTGAAGGCGAAGCTGGGAGCGCACCTGCTCGATCGCCACGGCTACCTCGCCGGCCGCGACGAGGACCGCGCCGCCGACGTGATGGCGATGTTCACCGACCCCGGGGTCCACGCCGTGCATGCGCTGCGCGGCGGCTGGGGCTGCGCGCGCTTGCTGCCGCACCTCGACTTCGACGCGATCGCCCGCAACCCGAAGATCCTGCTCGGCTACAGCGACATCACGGCACTGCTGCTGCCGGTGTACGCCAGGGGCGGATTCGTGACGTTCCATGGGATGAACGGCGCCTCGGAGTGGAACACCTTCAACGTCGGCTGGTTCAAGCGCCTGCTGATGCAGGGCGAGGCGGTGACGTTCACCAACCCGCTGTCGGCGGGCGATCAGCTCGTGCCGACCGAGAACCGCATCCGCACGATCACGCCGGGCGTGGCGCGAGGGCGGCTGCTGGGCGGCAACCTGACGGTGCTGACGACGATCATCGGGTCGGGCCTGCTGCCCGACTTCCGCGACGCGATCCTGTTCGTCGAGGACGTGCAGGAGGCGCCGTACCGGATCGACCGCATGTTCATGCAGCTGAAGCTGGCCGGCATCCTGGACCAGGTGAAGGGCGTGATCTGGGGCCGGTGCACCAAGTGCTCGCCGGGTGAAGGCAGCTACGGGTCGCTGACGATCGGCGACCTGCTCGACCACTACCTCGCGCCGCTCAAGGTGCCCGCCTGGGAAGGCGCCCAGATCGGCCACATCGACCGGCAGTTCATCATGCCGCTCGGCGTGCAGGCCGAGATCGACGCGGAGCGGGGGTCGATCCGGATGCTGGAAGCGGCGGTAATTTGA
- a CDS encoding SDR family oxidoreductase, whose protein sequence is MTTLVTGGSGHLGRLLVADFVRAGHAVRVMSSRPRRIESESTDAWVHGDLMTGAGVAAAVAGAEAIVHLASDPRQARRVDVEGTRLLLEHARSSGVSHVVLVSITGIDRPGMREFGYYRCKLEAEELVRTSGVPYSILRATQFHCFLDLLLRQLARVPLVLPLPRGFRFQPVDEGEVAARLARCIGDGPGGRLGDLVGPEVLDVETLGRLWAEARGVTRPRIRIPVPGPVARAFRAGSNTNPHADHGAVTWQEWLDRHAPVPGAVSTPSGTAGSPTR, encoded by the coding sequence ATGACGACGCTGGTCACGGGTGGATCCGGCCATCTCGGGCGTCTCCTGGTCGCCGACTTCGTGCGGGCTGGCCATGCGGTCCGCGTCATGAGCAGCCGTCCGCGCCGCATCGAGAGCGAGTCGACCGACGCATGGGTCCACGGTGACCTGATGACAGGCGCAGGAGTGGCCGCGGCGGTCGCCGGCGCCGAGGCGATCGTGCATCTCGCGTCCGACCCACGGCAGGCGCGTCGCGTCGACGTCGAGGGGACCCGCCTGCTGCTGGAACACGCCCGCAGCTCTGGCGTCTCCCATGTCGTGTTGGTCTCGATCACCGGGATCGATCGGCCCGGCATGCGCGAGTTCGGCTACTACCGCTGCAAGCTCGAGGCAGAAGAGTTGGTCCGCACCTCCGGCGTGCCGTACTCGATCCTGCGCGCCACGCAGTTCCACTGCTTCCTGGACCTGTTGCTGCGGCAACTGGCGCGGGTGCCCCTCGTGCTGCCACTCCCGAGGGGCTTCCGGTTCCAGCCGGTGGACGAGGGCGAGGTGGCCGCGCGGCTCGCGCGCTGCATCGGCGACGGTCCCGGCGGCAGGCTTGGCGATCTGGTGGGCCCCGAAGTGCTCGATGTCGAAACGCTCGGCAGGCTGTGGGCCGAGGCCAGGGGCGTGACCAGGCCGCGGATCCGGATTCCGGTGCCGGGCCCGGTGGCACGCGCGTTCCGGGCTGGCTCGAACACCAACCCCCACGCCGATCATGGCGCCGTCACGTGGCAGGAGTGGCTGGACCGTCACGCGCCGGTGCCCGGCGCCGTCAGTACACCTTCAGGTACCGCTGGATCTCCCACGCGCTGA
- a CDS encoding diacylglycerol kinase family protein — protein sequence MIVDLIVNPASGPNLRRVRRAERVGFVSKVLRAHGATTIRATVTTGPGDGARAVRDALAAGTDRVVVWGGDGTLNEVAGALLDSGHALGIVPGGSGNGFSRGLGLPLDPEAAVAVAMHGRARDIDSGLVDGRPFLNLAGVGFDAAVAERFNTRNLRRGLVPYVTSIFHEWRTFDSRTFTIGIDDDAPIVVDGHFVVVCNGQQYGHGARVAPGAAFDDGQFDVVAVPRITLSRLVRHGWRLFNGTLPVVPGVFTARARRVVLSQSDALPIHLDGEVFDSATRRIFEVRPHSLRVMTP from the coding sequence GTGATCGTCGACCTCATCGTCAACCCTGCATCGGGGCCCAACCTGCGACGGGTGCGACGCGCCGAGCGCGTCGGATTCGTCAGCAAGGTGCTGCGAGCGCACGGGGCGACGACCATCCGCGCGACCGTAACAACGGGGCCTGGCGACGGCGCCCGCGCCGTGCGGGACGCACTCGCGGCGGGCACCGACCGGGTGGTGGTGTGGGGTGGCGACGGCACGCTGAACGAGGTCGCGGGGGCGCTGCTCGACTCCGGTCACGCGCTGGGCATCGTGCCCGGCGGATCGGGGAACGGGTTCTCGCGCGGTCTCGGCCTGCCGCTCGATCCGGAAGCGGCGGTCGCGGTGGCGATGCACGGCCGGGCGCGCGACATCGACTCGGGACTGGTGGACGGTCGGCCCTTCCTGAACCTCGCGGGCGTCGGTTTCGACGCCGCGGTCGCGGAGCGCTTCAACACGCGCAACCTGCGGCGCGGCCTGGTGCCCTACGTCACCTCGATCTTCCACGAGTGGCGCACGTTCGACAGCCGCACCTTCACCATCGGGATCGACGACGACGCGCCGATCGTCGTCGATGGCCACTTCGTCGTCGTGTGCAACGGCCAGCAGTACGGACACGGGGCCCGCGTGGCTCCCGGCGCAGCGTTCGACGACGGCCAGTTCGACGTGGTGGCGGTGCCGCGCATCACCCTGTCGCGGCTGGTGCGTCATGGCTGGCGCCTGTTCAACGGCACGCTGCCGGTGGTGCCGGGCGTGTTCACGGCGCGCGCCCGGCGCGTGGTGCTGTCGCAGTCGGACGCGCTGCCGATACACCTCGACGGAGAGGTGTTCGACAGCGCGACGAGGCGCATCTTCGAGGTGCGCCCGCACAGCCTGCGCGTGATGACCCCGTAG
- a CDS encoding 2Fe-2S iron-sulfur cluster-binding protein, whose product MDTVTLTIDGREVTVAKGTSVLQAAIESGINVPYYCYHPGLGVDGNCRVCLVKIEKMPKLQVSCSITAADGMVVHTETPEVVKARAGVFEFLLLNHPLDCPVCDKGGECPLQDFSYSFGPDASRNEFPRRVFDGEGVKADVDFGPTLMLNRNRCIMCTRCIRFMREIDGDAQIGVLTRGNSSEIATFEEKGIHSILSGNLMDVCPVGAITTRDYRFKSRPWDNPSAVDTICTRCEKGCNITAWLRAKPEWAKGAQLVRFTPRLNPDVNQFWMCDIGRFEYHWIEGDQRLTRPILGSAQGQQAASWNDALDRTRDVLTAANGQVRFLLSAHASHEELFVFGKLAQKLLGERAQQAFDVAWTTSTKVQPPNTKFVVPPVDAPNVAGARMLGLVGDVAGAPDLAGLKKAVGDGSVKVLYVFDPGPAGSLGDTQWIVDAKAAGRIGTLIVQGVLMTPLAAAADIVLPGAASIEKDASYTNYQGRLQFASRAFPAPGEALEDALIVLKVAKATGYDLGYSSGAAIRAAIAETLPNEPGLQGIADAAFGEARAARHWLQSSNASERVKWDTLFQDLPPVKFADMLKPKPAGDVIPLRKVD is encoded by the coding sequence ATGGACACAGTCACCCTCACCATCGACGGCCGCGAGGTCACCGTTGCCAAGGGCACCTCGGTGCTGCAGGCCGCGATCGAGAGCGGGATCAACGTGCCGTACTACTGCTATCACCCCGGCCTCGGGGTCGATGGCAACTGCCGCGTCTGTCTCGTCAAGATCGAGAAGATGCCCAAGCTGCAGGTGTCGTGCTCGATCACCGCGGCCGACGGCATGGTCGTGCACACCGAGACCCCCGAGGTCGTGAAGGCCCGGGCGGGCGTGTTCGAGTTCCTGCTCCTCAACCACCCGCTCGACTGCCCCGTGTGCGACAAGGGCGGCGAGTGCCCGCTGCAGGACTTCTCGTACAGCTTCGGGCCCGACGCGAGCCGCAACGAGTTCCCGCGTCGCGTGTTCGACGGCGAGGGCGTGAAGGCCGACGTCGACTTCGGCCCGACGCTCATGCTCAACCGGAACCGCTGCATCATGTGCACGCGCTGCATCCGGTTCATGCGCGAGATCGACGGCGACGCGCAGATCGGCGTCCTCACCCGCGGCAACTCGAGCGAGATCGCCACGTTCGAGGAGAAGGGGATTCACTCGATCCTGTCGGGCAACCTGATGGACGTGTGCCCGGTGGGCGCCATCACGACGCGCGACTACCGCTTCAAGTCGCGCCCCTGGGACAACCCCAGCGCGGTCGACACGATCTGCACGCGCTGCGAGAAGGGCTGCAACATCACCGCGTGGCTCCGCGCCAAGCCCGAATGGGCCAAGGGCGCGCAGCTGGTGCGCTTCACGCCGCGCCTGAACCCCGACGTCAACCAGTTCTGGATGTGCGACATCGGCCGGTTCGAGTACCACTGGATCGAGGGCGACCAGCGCCTCACGCGCCCGATCCTCGGCAGCGCGCAGGGCCAGCAGGCCGCCTCGTGGAACGACGCGCTCGACCGCACCCGCGACGTGCTGACCGCCGCCAACGGCCAGGTCCGCTTCCTGCTCTCGGCGCACGCCAGTCACGAGGAGCTCTTCGTGTTCGGCAAGCTCGCGCAGAAGCTCCTCGGCGAGCGCGCGCAGCAGGCCTTCGACGTCGCGTGGACGACGTCGACCAAGGTGCAGCCGCCCAACACGAAGTTCGTCGTGCCGCCGGTGGATGCCCCCAACGTCGCCGGCGCCAGGATGCTCGGCCTGGTCGGTGACGTGGCCGGCGCACCCGACCTCGCCGGCCTGAAGAAGGCCGTCGGCGACGGCTCGGTCAAGGTGCTGTACGTGTTCGACCCGGGCCCGGCAGGCTCGCTCGGCGACACGCAGTGGATCGTCGACGCAAAGGCCGCCGGCCGCATCGGCACGCTCATCGTGCAGGGCGTGCTGATGACCCCGCTGGCCGCCGCGGCCGACATCGTGCTGCCCGGCGCCGCCTCGATCGAGAAGGACGCGTCGTACACCAACTACCAGGGGCGCCTGCAGTTCGCCTCGCGTGCCTTCCCGGCCCCGGGCGAGGCCCTCGAGGACGCGCTGATCGTGCTGAAGGTCGCCAAGGCCACCGGCTACGACCTCGGCTACTCGTCGGGCGCCGCCATCCGCGCGGCCATCGCCGAGACGCTGCCCAACGAGCCCGGCCTGCAGGGCATCGCCGACGCGGCCTTCGGCGAGGCGCGCGCCGCCCGCCACTGGCTGCAGTCGAGCAACGCGTCCGAGCGCGTCAAGTGGGACACGCTCTTCCAGGACCTGCCGCCGGTGAAGTTCGCCGACATGCTCAAGCCCAAGCCGGCCGGCGACGTCATCCCGCTGCGCAAGGTGGATTAG
- a CDS encoding GAF domain-containing protein, which translates to MTRPAVRITLVLLLVAGLAAAAWQSYVLEKRRLDGLRQQQSLDALRDQVMHGLDDSRTAQQAYLAKGQGLDFWEARFAEAMAGLTQGLTALRAQAEGQPAAIEALDDADRALKVYEGIDRKIRGFVVNGTDLMAADTVYEDGLKTSTIVRTKVDEAVAALVGPARTGYDQRRLQYVLAGTAAGAGLLVSLLLLPTGRSEEPAVELHAPESSLHLNERAGRVDAPVAAPAAEGLSLAPPARVEAPAPAPAPAPAAVAVTAPAEPRRVAGVVGDDALDATARVCTDLARVKDADELRDALGRAARLLDAAGVIVWVTDATGKSLKPLLTYGYPDEALRRIPTLPRDSDNATAAAWRAAVTQVVDATETAPGAIAVPLLVPQGCVGVLAAEIRHGREAAAATRALAQIVAAQLAVLIPSETA; encoded by the coding sequence ATGACGCGACCAGCAGTCCGCATCACCCTGGTGCTGCTGCTCGTCGCGGGCCTCGCGGCAGCCGCGTGGCAGTCCTACGTCCTCGAGAAACGTCGTCTCGACGGCCTCCGCCAGCAACAGTCGCTCGACGCGCTGCGCGACCAGGTGATGCACGGGCTCGATGATTCGCGCACCGCGCAGCAGGCGTACCTGGCCAAGGGGCAGGGCCTCGACTTCTGGGAAGCCCGGTTCGCCGAGGCGATGGCCGGCCTCACGCAGGGGCTGACGGCGCTGCGCGCCCAGGCCGAGGGCCAGCCAGCGGCCATCGAGGCGCTCGACGACGCCGATCGCGCGCTCAAGGTCTACGAGGGCATCGACCGCAAGATCCGGGGCTTCGTCGTCAACGGCACTGACCTCATGGCGGCCGACACGGTGTACGAGGACGGGCTCAAGACCTCGACGATCGTCCGCACCAAGGTGGACGAAGCCGTGGCCGCCCTCGTCGGACCGGCGCGCACCGGCTACGACCAGCGTCGGCTCCAGTACGTCCTGGCCGGCACCGCCGCAGGCGCCGGACTGCTGGTGTCGTTGCTCCTGCTGCCGACCGGACGCAGCGAGGAGCCCGCGGTCGAACTGCACGCGCCCGAGTCCTCACTCCACTTGAACGAACGTGCCGGTCGGGTCGATGCCCCGGTCGCCGCGCCCGCCGCCGAGGGCCTGAGCCTCGCGCCGCCGGCCCGCGTCGAGGCGCCGGCGCCTGCCCCCGCGCCCGCCCCCGCCGCTGTCGCGGTCACGGCGCCAGCCGAGCCGCGGCGCGTCGCTGGCGTCGTCGGCGACGACGCGCTCGATGCGACGGCGAGGGTGTGCACGGACCTGGCGCGCGTGAAGGATGCCGACGAACTGCGCGACGCCCTGGGCCGCGCGGCGCGCCTGCTCGATGCGGCAGGGGTGATCGTGTGGGTGACCGATGCGACCGGCAAGTCGCTCAAGCCGTTGTTGACCTACGGGTATCCGGACGAGGCGCTGCGGCGCATCCCGACGTTGCCGCGCGACTCGGACAACGCGACGGCGGCCGCCTGGCGTGCGGCCGTGACGCAGGTGGTGGACGCCACCGAGACCGCGCCGGGCGCGATTGCGGTGCCGCTGCTCGTGCCTCAGGGGTGTGTGGGAGTGCTGGCCGCCGAAATCCGCCACGGCCGGGAGGCCGCCGCGGCGACCCGCGCGCTCGCGCAGATCGTCGCCGCGCAACTGGCGGTGCTCATCCCCTCGGAGACGGCTTGA
- a CDS encoding PDZ domain-containing protein encodes MQTRLWMAGAATVALVSTGVLAAHPLVQGESAVTPIEDAGQDVPKQAPGRDIEQIVEKALEQAGIRNGQFDIDVRQMVEQATRAAQDAVKDVDVKVIVDDAMQELGDLAGGDRLRIGVRARDVTADEAKAAGLPGIAGAFVVEVPAESPGAKGGLQVNDIILTVDGETVRSARQLSRVVAESPDGKALQVSYVRGATRGTATVTPERPAPRRMTMRGGGEGPMVHRFERRVGPGGPEGPGNREQFDVFVTPPPGEGQERQFFYRRGPEGDVRIRTSRGRLGVIAQPLTPQLATYFGAKAGVLVSQVNENTPAAKAGIKAGDVITSVNGKPVADVGDIIENLEGVADGKAVPVEIVRDKKAQTIQVTLQAPAATSGDRVVTRSRRFTA; translated from the coding sequence ATGCAGACCCGACTCTGGATGGCCGGAGCGGCCACCGTCGCCCTGGTGAGCACCGGCGTGCTCGCCGCCCACCCACTCGTTCAAGGTGAATCAGCGGTCACGCCCATCGAGGACGCCGGCCAGGACGTGCCCAAGCAGGCGCCGGGCCGCGACATCGAGCAGATCGTCGAGAAGGCGCTCGAGCAGGCCGGCATCCGCAATGGACAGTTCGACATCGATGTCCGCCAGATGGTCGAGCAGGCCACCAGGGCGGCTCAGGACGCCGTCAAGGACGTCGACGTGAAGGTGATCGTCGACGACGCGATGCAGGAACTGGGCGATCTGGCCGGCGGCGACCGCCTGCGGATCGGCGTCCGGGCCCGTGACGTCACGGCGGACGAGGCCAAGGCAGCCGGCCTCCCCGGCATCGCCGGTGCCTTCGTGGTCGAGGTGCCTGCCGAGTCCCCCGGCGCCAAGGGCGGCCTTCAGGTCAACGACATCATCCTCACGGTCGACGGCGAGACGGTGCGGAGCGCCCGCCAGTTGTCGCGGGTGGTTGCCGAGTCGCCGGACGGCAAGGCGCTGCAGGTGAGCTACGTCCGCGGCGCCACGCGCGGCACCGCGACGGTGACGCCCGAGCGCCCGGCGCCACGCCGGATGACGATGCGCGGCGGGGGTGAAGGACCGATGGTCCACCGCTTCGAGCGTCGGGTCGGGCCCGGCGGCCCCGAGGGACCGGGGAACAGGGAGCAGTTCGACGTCTTCGTGACGCCGCCGCCCGGTGAGGGACAGGAACGCCAGTTCTTCTACCGCCGCGGACCCGAGGGCGACGTGCGCATCCGGACGAGCCGGGGTCGCCTGGGCGTCATCGCCCAACCGCTCACGCCGCAGCTGGCGACCTACTTCGGGGCGAAGGCTGGCGTGCTGGTGTCGCAGGTCAACGAGAACACCCCCGCAGCCAAGGCCGGCATCAAGGCCGGCGACGTGATCACGTCGGTCAACGGCAAGCCCGTCGCCGACGTGGGCGACATCATCGAGAACCTCGAGGGCGTGGCCGACGGCAAGGCCGTGCCGGTGGAAATCGTCCGCGACAAGAAGGCGCAGACCATCCAGGTCACGCTCCAGGCCCCGGCTGCCACGTCTGGCGACCGGGTCGTCACACGGAGCCGCCGGTTCACGGCATAG